The following nucleotide sequence is from Melioribacteraceae bacterium.
ATAGCTTTTCAAATAAAAGACGACATATTGGATTATACTGGGAAAACAAAAATTTTGGGAAAACCTCTTGGTGGTGATATCAAGGAGAAAAAAATCACCCTACCTTTGATTTATTCTCTTAAAAATGTCGATAAAAGTGAAGCAAAACGAATTATTAATCTTATCAAAAGTGAACGCAAAAAGGGCAGAATTCAAGAAGTGATTGATTTCGTTTTGACAAATGGCGGGATTGAATATGCTGAAAAAGAGGCAGAAAAGTGGATAAGTAAGGCAAAAGAAAGTCTCAATACCTTTGCAGAAAGTCAATACAAACAGTCTTTAACTGAATTAGTAGATTTTGTCGTCCAGAGACGAAACTAATTAGAAATTTAATATCTATTCTTGAGTAGATTTTCTTTTGTTTTTAATCGTAATTTTTTATTTTTCGGACTGATTAAATAAGATTATTTATCTTATCTAATCTTGATCATTAAAAAAGTCATACCTATTAATTAACAGAAAATATTTAGCATTAATAATTATTTGAGTTCCCCGAAAGGATTAAAATAACTTAATAGGAAAACGTTGTAGCTAAAGGTTACTGATGAAAAAAACTTTACTTGACTATACTCTTAAAATTCGCCTTCCATTAACATTATTTGTAGTAGCAGCAACATTCGTAATAACTTTTTATGCATCAAGAGCCGAAAGAGACGGGATTGGTTATGAACCCGAACAACCGATTGCTTTCTCACATAGACTTCATGCCGGTTTAATGGAAATCGATTGTCAATATTGTCATACCGGTGTTGAAAAGGGAAGACATGCTTTAATTCCTTCCGTTAACATCTGCATGAATTGCCACTCAGTTGCACGAAAAAATCAACCGGAAATTATTAAGTTGACAGAGTATTACGAGAATAACAAACCATTACCATGGGAACGAATTCACAAAGTTCCTGAGTATGCATACTTTAATCATAGTGTTCACGTTAATAATAAAATAGAATGTGAATCTTGTCATGGAGATGTTGCTCAAATGGATGTTGTTAAACAAGTAAAAGGATTTACAATGGGAGATTGTTTAGCATGTCACAGAAGCCCGGAAGAACATTTACCATATCTTAAAAATGTAAAAATCGGACCGGAAAATTGTGCAGCTTGTCATAGATAAGAGAAAATTATGAAAACAAAATTAAACAGACGAAAATTTTTTGCATTAAGCGGGTTTGCCGCCATCGGAACCGCATTTTTTACAAACACTCCTCTCAAGTATTTTGATAGAACAAATAGAATTTCAGTAACTAAAAAAGTTAAACTGCATCCGGATGCGGTCAAAAGAACTAAATAAGGTTTTTAAGAATGTCTGATAAGAAAAAAATCAATAATCCGAATTTTTGGCGAAGCATTAAAGAATATCATGATAATGATGCAGTCTTTGAATCGAAAGTAAACGAATTCAAAGAAGGGGTTACGGATGATTTTGAACCCTCCGAAATTAACGGTGTCTCAAGAAGAAAATTTTTAGCTCTACTCTCGGCTTCTGCTGCTTTTGCAGTTACTTCTTGCACAGATTATCGTGATAAAGGTGAGATTGTGCCTTACAACAAAAGACCGGAAGGAGTATTACCGGGAAAACCGAATTTTTATGCTTCAACTTGTACAGAATGTTCCCAAAACTGTGGAATTTTAGTTAAGACACGAGAAGGAAGACCAATTAAAGTTGATGGTAATCCTGACCATCCGGTTAATAAAGGAAAGTTATGTACAATTGGTCAAGCATCAATTCTTAACCTTTATGATCCGGAAAGATTGCAATATCCATTAAAAGGGAATAGTAAGACGAGTTGGGATACCGTTAACTCTGACATTATCGCAGAGTTGAATTCAGCAGACACATCAAATAAAGAAATTGCAATAATAACCGGAGCAATTACATCTCCAACAACAGCTCGTCTATTAAATGATTTTGTAAATAAATTTCCCACTGCAAAAGTTTATTCATACGAATTAATTAATGATAAAAATAAAAGAGATGCATGGAAAGAATCCTATGGCGTTGATACAATTCCGGCTATAAAACTTGATGAAGCTGATGTAATTCTATCATTAGATTCTGATTTCTTAGGTAAAGAAAATTCTTCCGTTGAAAACATGAGAAAGTTTGCATCAAGAAGAGATTTAATGAAGGGAACTGATTTTAATCGTCTGTATGTAGCAGAAGGTGGGATGAGTTTAACAGGTACCAATGCAGACTACCGCTTACGTGTTCGTCCCGATTATCAATTACAATTTGTTCTGGCTTTACTCAATGAAATAGTAAATAGAAGAAATGCTTCGGAAATATCGCTAAGTTCTTCAGCTACATCGTTAATCTCAAAACATGATCTAAAAAGTTTTGTCACAAAGCATAATTTAAACGAAAAGTATATTGCTAGCCTGGTTGATGATCTCATCCAAAATAAAGGTAAGGCAATTGTTTTAGCCGGTGAAACTCTTGATAAAGAAGTACATATCGCAGTAAATCTTCTTAATGAAGTGCTGGGTAATTCATCTTTGTATAATGAAAATTCATATTCTTCGTTACAGCTATCAATGAGCAGCGCAGAAGATATCAAGCGATTAATTGGAAATATGAAATCCGGAAGTGTCGGAGTAGTAATTCATTTTGATACTAATCCCGTTTATCACTTTCCGGGAAAATTAGATTATGTTTCTGCCTTAGCTAATGTAAAAACTACAATTTCATTGTCAGAAAATATTAATGAAACTTCAGAGAAATGTCTTTATACATTACCTATAAATCATACACTTGAGTCATGGAATGACTTCCAAGTTAGAAGCGATGTTTACTCAACACAGCAGCCTGTAATTTCTCCGTTATTTGATTCTAGACAGAAAGAAGCAATTGTATTTAATTGGATAAATAATAAAAATTATTCCGATGATATTTATCATAAATACTTGATGAATAATTTTAGAGAATTGGTTTATTCTAATTTCAATACTATTGTCGATTTCAATACATTTTGGTTTACCACTCTTCATGATGGTGTCATCGCAATAAAGAATGATTCATTAAAATTAGCATTCAAAATAAGTGCATTCGAATCTATCAAAGAAAGTAAAGTATCCGAGTCCATCGCTGTTCAACTTCAGAAAAATTATTTCATCGGTGATGGAAGATTCACAAACAATGGTTGGCTTCAAGAAACTCCCCATCCGGTATCAAAAGTTACATGGGATAATTATGCTGCATTGTCTCCCGCTACTGCTGAAAAATTATCGGTTGAAAATAATGATGTAATAAAAATTGAAATAAACAATTCACAACTCGAAATTACTGCATTTGTTCAACCCGGTATGGCTGATGACCTTATTACGATAGAGTTGGGTTATGGAAGAACTGTTGCCGGTGAAGCCGGAAGTAATGTTGGCTTCAATGCAAATAATTTGTTGAATTATGTCGAGAATAATACTCAATACATTCTAGGAAATGCAACCGTAAGTAAAACCGGTTCTACCTATGCATTGGTTTCAACTCAAGAACATCACGCAGTTGATGATTCATTAGTAAAAGATTTTCACTTGATCAGAGATATTATTCAAGAAGGAACTATAGAAAAATACAAAACAGATCCTAAGTTTTTACATCATGGTTCACATAAATTATTAAATATTACCGAGCCGTTTGCTTATGAAGGTGTTAAGTGGGGAATGGCAATAGATTTAAATAAATGTACAAGCTGCTCTGCTTGTGTCACATCATGTAATGTTGAAAATAATATACCGGTGGTTGGAAAAGATCAAGTCGCAAACGGACGAGAAATGCAGTGGATCAGACTCGATAGATATTATTCCGGTACTCCGGAAGATCCGATTGTTAGCAATCAACCAATGTTATGTCAGCATTGCGACAACGCGCCTTGCGAAAATGTCTGCCCGGTAAATGCGACAAATCATAGTACCGACGGATTGAATCAAATGGCATATAACAGATGTGTTGGTACAAGGTATTGTGCAAATAACTGTCCATATAAAGTTCGCCGTTTTAACTTCTATAATTTCCGAGATCATTTTGCAAATGCGTATTATGAAAATGATGTAACTTCATTGGTGAATAATCCTGAGGTGACAGTTAGATCACGCGGCGTTATGGAAAAATGTACATTCTGTGTTCAACGTATTATGGATGAAAGAGAGAATGCAATTCGTGAAGGACGTGAAGTAATTGGAAGTAATGTTAAGACAGCATGTCAAACAGCTTGTCCAACTGATGCAATTAAATTTGGTGATATAAACGATCAGAATTCAGAAGTGTATAAATATAGAAATCATGATCTCGGCTATCATGTTTTGGAAGTATTAAATGTAAGACCTAACGTAACCTATTTAGCTAAATTAAGAAATATTCACTCGGAGGAAGTCTAGTGTCCACAGTTGACTACTCACAAGAATTATCTGTTATCGAAAATAAACCTTCCTTAAGGCAAATTGATGATTTAATTGCTAAGCCGCTTGAGAGCATGCCGGATAAAAAATATTACATTGCTCTTGCAGTGACTATTAGTATGTTGATGATTGGTGTTATTGGATTGGGACTTTCGTTTTATTACGGAACCGGCTTGTGGGGTAACAATAATCCGGTTGGATGGGGTTTTCCGATTGTTAACTTCGTGTTTTGGGTTGGTATTGGTCACGCCGGTACACTTATTTCTGCAATTCTCTTTTTATTTAGACAGAAATGGAGAACCGGTATTGCACGATTTGCCGAAGGTATGACAATATTTGCAGTTATGACTGCCGGTATTTTTCCTCTTATTCACGTTGGGCGTCCTTGGTTAGCAGGTTATCTTTTCCCTTATCCGAATCAGCATTCTTTATGGGTTAATTTTTCGTCACCTTTATTGTGGGACGTTTTTGCGGTTTCTACCTACTTAACAGTTTCGTTTATTTTTTGGTACGTTGGATTAATTCCGGATTTTGCAACATTGCGAGATAGAACGACTAATAAAATTAAGAAAATCATTTACTCTGTATTTAGTCTTGGTTGGAGACATTCGAACAGACATTGGCAGCATTATGAAATGGTTTATTTGATATTGGCTGGGTTTGCAACTCCGCTCGTATTATCGGTTCATACAATTGTGAGTTTTGATTTCGCAGTTTCAATTATACCCGGTTGGCATACAACCATATTCCCGCCTTATTTTGTTGCGGGCGCTGTTTTTTCAGGTTTTGCGATGGTTCAAAACGTCCTGATTTTCATTCGAAAAATATTCAACTTCGAACACATCATTACCATAGACACACTTGAAAAAATGAATAAGATTATAGTTCTAACCGGAAGTATGGTTGGTTATGCATATGCAATGGAGTTTTTCATTGCTTGGTATTCCGGCGTTCAGCCTGAACAGTTTACTTTTATCAACAGAGCATTTGGTCCTTATGCTTGGGCATATTGGATTATGGTTTCCTGTAATGTGATTTTCCCGCAATTATTCTGGTTCAAAAAAATTCGACGAGCAATTCCGGCAATGTTTGTTATTGGTGTTCTTGTTAATGTCGGTATGTGGTTTGAAAGATTTGTTATAACAGTTACGTCTTTATCAAGAGATTATTTACCTTCTAGTTGGGCTTATTATACACCAACACTTACAGACTTCTCAATATTGATTGGTAGCTTTGGGTTATTCTTTACACTTATGTTATTATTTACGAAAACATTACCGGTTGTGTCAATTGCAGAAGTTAAAGCTGTTTTGGATGACTCACAACCTTCACATAAGGATCATTGATGATGAGTGAAAAAGTTTTATTTGCGATATCGGCAATATTCAATACTCCTGATGAGATTATACATGCGGCTGAAAAAACAGCCGAAAAAGGTTACAAAAAATTTGATGTGAACACACCTTATCCAATTCATGGTATGCCGCAAGCAATGAAATTGGGGCGATCTAAATTGGGTTATGCAGCTTTGATTTTTGGATTAAGCGGTACACTTGCTGCATTATTAATGACATTTTGGATGTCTGCAATTGACTACCCGCAGATTATAGGTGGTAAACCATTTTTTGCATTCCCAAAATATGTTCCTATAATGTTTGAAGTAACAGTTTTGGCAGCAGCTATTGGAACTGTTGTTACTATGCTTTTCTTCTTTTTCAAATTCCCTAATAATTCTCATCCGCTGCATGATACCGATTATATGAAAAAAGTTTCGAGTGATAAGTTTGGTGTGGTTATTCAAGCAGACGATGAATTATTCAATTATGGGGAAGTAAAGAGATTCCTAAGTGAAATTGGTGCATCAGAAGTTAATGAAATTTATTGGGATGATGAAGAAGTAAGTACAAATCCACGTGTGCTTGAACCAAAGTTTTTAGGATTTCTTTTAGTTACTGCAATTCTGATATCCGGTGTTACTTATTTCTCTTTGAATAAGTTAATGTTTATGGTTCCATTTAATTGGATGATGGAACAAGATAAATTATTACCACAAGAAACATCCACATTGTTTGCCGATGGATTTTCCATGCGTCCACCAGTTGAAGGAACAATTTCAAGAGGAACAATCCCGTATCCATACTATGGCCAGCCTGAACTAGCGGAAAAGAATTTAATAAATCCACTCGATTTTACTAAAGAGAATTTAGATCTAGGAAAAAAGAATTACGATATCTTCTGCAGTCCGTGTCACGGTTATTTTGGAGAAGGTGACAGCAGACTAAGGGGACAATTTCCTAATCCACCTTCAATTCATTCAGAAAAAGTCAGAACTTGGAGTGATGGAAGAATTTATCACGTAATTGCAGAAGGACAAAATGTCATGCCTTCGTATTCAACTCAAATGACCAGAGAAGAAAAGTGGGCAACTGTTTTATACATCAGAGCATTACAACGTGCATTAAATGCCAAGGAGTCTGATCTATAATGAGTTCATCAGAAACAAAAATTGAATATTCTAGAAAGGAATTACCGTCAGGTTTTGGAAAAGCCGGAATTGCACTTTTTGCTATCGGATTAGTTTTGGTAATTTTATCTTTCTTTGTTGATGCAACCCGAAGTTCATTCAATAATTTGATATTGCTTATGTTTTTAAGCAGTATCGGTGTTGGGTCATTATTTTTAGTAGCAGTTGAATATCTAGCAGGTGCTGTTTGGAGCACTCCATTTAGGAGGATACCAGAATTTTTGGGAGCAATTCTATTTATACTTCCGATAGTTGCTATACCAATTTATTTTAATTTGCATGATATGTTTCACTGGACGCATACAGAAGATGTAATGAATGATGAAATATTGAAAGGGAAGTCAGGTTATCTCAATGTTCAATTTTTTACAATAAGAATTATAGCAATCTTTTTAATCTGGATATTGTTCTACGTTCTCTTTACAAAACGCTCAAAAAAGCAAGATAGTACCGGTGATCAAAAATTGACTACTGCAAATATCAAAACCTCGGCTGTTTTTATGCCGATATTTGCTATAACAATAACACTTGCTTCTATCGATTGGATAATGAGCTTAGAACCACATTGGTTCAGCACAATATTCGGCGTTTATTATTTTGCCGGAACAATTCTCGCAGCTATTGCCGTTGCTACATATCTCGTAGTTTATTTAAATGAAAAGGGAATATTTGTAAAAGGAATCAAGACTGATCATTATTATAGTTTTGGTGCGCTAATGTTTGCATTTGTAAATTTCTGGGCATACATAGCATTCTCCCAATTCCTTTTAATCTATTATGCAAACTTACCGGAAGAAACTTTTTGGTACTTAGAGAGGTGGGAAGGTAACTGGTTAATTGTCTCGATTATATTAATAGTTGTTCATTTTGTTGTTCCATACTTTGGTTTAGTATCACAACCTTCTAAAACAAATCCAAAGAGGTTGAAGTTTATGGCTATTTGGATTCTGGTAGCTCATATGATTGACTTATACTGGTTGATTATGCCGACTTACAGTAAAGATTCCGTCCCATTCGGTTGGATGGAACTTGGATTTCCTTTCTTAGCCTTTGGTATTATGGTAATTGTGTTTGGATTGAAAGCTAAAAAAGAAAATATAATTCCTATCGGTGATCCTAAACTTAAACGAGGATTAGATTTTAGACTCTAACGGAATAAAGTTATGAACCCTAATAAAAAATACGAACCTGAAATTGATTTTAAAGCGTTGTTGAAAAATCCTAAGAGATTATTCGGATGGGTTTTCCCTTACTTCTTTATTCTCATGCTAATGCTGGGAATATTTTATGTCAAAAATTTAAATGCGATTTCTGAGAACACAGCACAAGTAAATGCACCGATTGAAGATGAGGTTAAAAGAACAATATCCGCTAAAAAAGGTGCTATTATGCCGGCAGTTGATCTTGAAGTAATTAAAAATCCTTCGAGTGATTTTATTGCAAAAGGGAAAGAACTGTATCAACAGAGTTGCGCAAGTTGTCATGGTAATAACGGTTTGGGTGATGGAGCAGCCGGTGTGGCTTTGAATCCTCCTCCAAGAAATTTAACAGATTTATCCGGCTGGACTAATGGAACCGATTTTGTAAACTTATATAAAACTCTTGAAGAAGGCATCGTAAAAAACGGAATGGCTGCATATGAATATATGCCACCGGTTGATAGAATCGCAATGATTCAATACATTCGAACACTTGCTGATTATCCTGAAATTACCGAAGATCAAATTCAAGAAGCAGATGTTACATATAATCTTACTGAAGGAAAGGCAACTTCAAATCAGATTACACTTGATGAAGCGATTGATTTGGTAGTAAAAGAAAAGTCAGTCAGTCCAAAACTTGCAAATATCATGATATATATGAATAATCATCCTTCAATTGAAGGAAGAGATATATTTAATAATGTTGCCGTTAATCAGTATAGAGTTGTTTCTTCTTTTGCTTCTATAAACTTAAATTCACTTTCGCTTGAGGAATTCGTTCAAATATCCAGCTCAAATTTTAATGAGATCGGTTTCTCAGCTAATGTAAATACTTTAGAGCAAGATGGTTGGCAGAAATTATTTAACTATTTGAAAAATGTCTTAGGAAGTGCTTCAGTATAATGAAACGATTGTTTAATATACTTCTTATAACTATTGCCATTTCTCTACATCTAAATGGTCAAGAAATTGAAGTTGGTATTGACGAAAAAATTGGAGACTTCATTCCAATGGATGTTGAATTTTTTACATCCGATGGCGATACCGTAAAATTGAATGAAATTATTGATAAACCTTTTTTATTAGCACTTGTATATTATGATTGTCCCGGAATATGCAGCCCGCTATTAACAGAACTAACTTGGGTAGCTGATAGAGTTCAGTTAGAACCGAATGAAGAATTTAAAATCA
It contains:
- a CDS encoding cytochrome c3 family protein gives rise to the protein MKKTLLDYTLKIRLPLTLFVVAATFVITFYASRAERDGIGYEPEQPIAFSHRLHAGLMEIDCQYCHTGVEKGRHALIPSVNICMNCHSVARKNQPEIIKLTEYYENNKPLPWERIHKVPEYAYFNHSVHVNNKIECESCHGDVAQMDVVKQVKGFTMGDCLACHRSPEEHLPYLKNVKIGPENCAACHR
- a CDS encoding TAT-variant-translocated molybdopterin oxidoreductase, translated to MSDKKKINNPNFWRSIKEYHDNDAVFESKVNEFKEGVTDDFEPSEINGVSRRKFLALLSASAAFAVTSCTDYRDKGEIVPYNKRPEGVLPGKPNFYASTCTECSQNCGILVKTREGRPIKVDGNPDHPVNKGKLCTIGQASILNLYDPERLQYPLKGNSKTSWDTVNSDIIAELNSADTSNKEIAIITGAITSPTTARLLNDFVNKFPTAKVYSYELINDKNKRDAWKESYGVDTIPAIKLDEADVILSLDSDFLGKENSSVENMRKFASRRDLMKGTDFNRLYVAEGGMSLTGTNADYRLRVRPDYQLQFVLALLNEIVNRRNASEISLSSSATSLISKHDLKSFVTKHNLNEKYIASLVDDLIQNKGKAIVLAGETLDKEVHIAVNLLNEVLGNSSLYNENSYSSLQLSMSSAEDIKRLIGNMKSGSVGVVIHFDTNPVYHFPGKLDYVSALANVKTTISLSENINETSEKCLYTLPINHTLESWNDFQVRSDVYSTQQPVISPLFDSRQKEAIVFNWINNKNYSDDIYHKYLMNNFRELVYSNFNTIVDFNTFWFTTLHDGVIAIKNDSLKLAFKISAFESIKESKVSESIAVQLQKNYFIGDGRFTNNGWLQETPHPVSKVTWDNYAALSPATAEKLSVENNDVIKIEINNSQLEITAFVQPGMADDLITIELGYGRTVAGEAGSNVGFNANNLLNYVENNTQYILGNATVSKTGSTYALVSTQEHHAVDDSLVKDFHLIRDIIQEGTIEKYKTDPKFLHHGSHKLLNITEPFAYEGVKWGMAIDLNKCTSCSACVTSCNVENNIPVVGKDQVANGREMQWIRLDRYYSGTPEDPIVSNQPMLCQHCDNAPCENVCPVNATNHSTDGLNQMAYNRCVGTRYCANNCPYKVRRFNFYNFRDHFANAYYENDVTSLVNNPEVTVRSRGVMEKCTFCVQRIMDERENAIREGREVIGSNVKTACQTACPTDAIKFGDINDQNSEVYKYRNHDLGYHVLEVLNVRPNVTYLAKLRNIHSEEV
- the nrfD gene encoding polysulfide reductase NrfD; the encoded protein is MSTVDYSQELSVIENKPSLRQIDDLIAKPLESMPDKKYYIALAVTISMLMIGVIGLGLSFYYGTGLWGNNNPVGWGFPIVNFVFWVGIGHAGTLISAILFLFRQKWRTGIARFAEGMTIFAVMTAGIFPLIHVGRPWLAGYLFPYPNQHSLWVNFSSPLLWDVFAVSTYLTVSFIFWYVGLIPDFATLRDRTTNKIKKIIYSVFSLGWRHSNRHWQHYEMVYLILAGFATPLVLSVHTIVSFDFAVSIIPGWHTTIFPPYFVAGAVFSGFAMVQNVLIFIRKIFNFEHIITIDTLEKMNKIIVLTGSMVGYAYAMEFFIAWYSGVQPEQFTFINRAFGPYAWAYWIMVSCNVIFPQLFWFKKIRRAIPAMFVIGVLVNVGMWFERFVITVTSLSRDYLPSSWAYYTPTLTDFSILIGSFGLFFTLMLLFTKTLPVVSIAEVKAVLDDSQPSHKDH
- a CDS encoding DUF3341 domain-containing protein, with translation MSEKVLFAISAIFNTPDEIIHAAEKTAEKGYKKFDVNTPYPIHGMPQAMKLGRSKLGYAALIFGLSGTLAALLMTFWMSAIDYPQIIGGKPFFAFPKYVPIMFEVTVLAAAIGTVVTMLFFFFKFPNNSHPLHDTDYMKKVSSDKFGVVIQADDELFNYGEVKRFLSEIGASEVNEIYWDDEEVSTNPRVLEPKFLGFLLVTAILISGVTYFSLNKLMFMVPFNWMMEQDKLLPQETSTLFADGFSMRPPVEGTISRGTIPYPYYGQPELAEKNLINPLDFTKENLDLGKKNYDIFCSPCHGYFGEGDSRLRGQFPNPPSIHSEKVRTWSDGRIYHVIAEGQNVMPSYSTQMTREEKWATVLYIRALQRALNAKESDL
- a CDS encoding quinol:cytochrome C oxidoreductase, giving the protein MSSSETKIEYSRKELPSGFGKAGIALFAIGLVLVILSFFVDATRSSFNNLILLMFLSSIGVGSLFLVAVEYLAGAVWSTPFRRIPEFLGAILFILPIVAIPIYFNLHDMFHWTHTEDVMNDEILKGKSGYLNVQFFTIRIIAIFLIWILFYVLFTKRSKKQDSTGDQKLTTANIKTSAVFMPIFAITITLASIDWIMSLEPHWFSTIFGVYYFAGTILAAIAVATYLVVYLNEKGIFVKGIKTDHYYSFGALMFAFVNFWAYIAFSQFLLIYYANLPEETFWYLERWEGNWLIVSIILIVVHFVVPYFGLVSQPSKTNPKRLKFMAIWILVAHMIDLYWLIMPTYSKDSVPFGWMELGFPFLAFGIMVIVFGLKAKKENIIPIGDPKLKRGLDFRL
- a CDS encoding c-type cytochrome gives rise to the protein MNPNKKYEPEIDFKALLKNPKRLFGWVFPYFFILMLMLGIFYVKNLNAISENTAQVNAPIEDEVKRTISAKKGAIMPAVDLEVIKNPSSDFIAKGKELYQQSCASCHGNNGLGDGAAGVALNPPPRNLTDLSGWTNGTDFVNLYKTLEEGIVKNGMAAYEYMPPVDRIAMIQYIRTLADYPEITEDQIQEADVTYNLTEGKATSNQITLDEAIDLVVKEKSVSPKLANIMIYMNNHPSIEGRDIFNNVAVNQYRVVSSFASINLNSLSLEEFVQISSSNFNEIGFSANVNTLEQDGWQKLFNYLKNVLGSASV